Proteins encoded together in one Lathyrus oleraceus cultivar Zhongwan6 chromosome 5, CAAS_Psat_ZW6_1.0, whole genome shotgun sequence window:
- the LOC127085938 gene encoding transcription elongation factor SPT6-like isoform X29 — MARVRKKSTPEEDEQEKILRKGKRKLASTVDDDDEEDMDEFEVDGFLVGSDEDKEDSGEEDNPKQTQKKKKRKRSSKNIVLDDDDLELIRENKKKMNDGKLKRLKKTGKVTEPMEQSSDDEGSLNDLFEDVTDDSEDDMSDFIVDEEPAIYGKGDSLRPKKFKGMKHSSSLSKEAKHRSGKSGNDPKNMDVAGEGNSVADSDLPERIQMIEDIVGSIPVDRMSIEEESSWILRQLESNINPFFSEAKSCGLGDSVNREDIVRFLELYHIKKYDIPFIAMYRKEQCPSLLRDGKQDDSESTLLNDGEGKPKLNWHKILWIIKELDIKWLHLQKRKSMLQRYYNKHFEDECQMSFLAEESSFHKQIFDSITNMLEKAETEKEIDDVDMKFNLYFPPADEFLSSGYKRPLMKTYYSDCRKAGLSSLARKIGNPEKFSSLVTLNRVGVASEEDPEESPEEMAAIYTCETFRTSEAVLKGARHMASLMLSCEIPFRKHVRSIFMDKALVSTSPTLKGNIAIDSFHEFAGFKWLKDKPLLKFEDSQWLLIQKGEEEELLKVEIKLPDDAVKELLAIFNDAYLKDSEGTSTQLWNEQRKSIVQDTISSILLPSMEKEARALLNAKAKICSLMKYGMQFWNRISVAPYLNNDNAAAQERGVVACCWGNGKPGTTFVMLDSKGELVDIMHAGSLTLRSQNVNDQQRRKSDQKCVLKFLTIHRPKVIVLGAANATCIRLKEDINEIISMMSEDNFQDVSQEMNGLPAVVLGDEGLPHLYEESEISMSQFPRQYGIVKRAVALGRYLLNPLAMVATLCGVNKEVLSWKLNPLERFLSSDEKMEMIEWIMIDITNQVGIDINMGIRHDWLLAPLLFVSGLGPTKAGVLHRELLGGTDVRNRKDLAKFGLNTKRVFCNAVGFLQVSGDDPNFIDTAGNILDRTRIHPESYSLAEELAKAVVTIHYADANDTQVNAIECIQNEPKLLESFDLNEYADRMETEKGEYKRVTLFDMKMELVHGFNDPRSPYQEPTQEDEFYMVTGETGVALIEGERVQATVRRVLARQAFCVLESGISGVLFKEDFSDDIGDIPLTEKLREGVVLKCKIKLIDKSRCQVNLTCKVSELKSVGDQSFRDMDPYYCQGNFDLLSKQESTDKKDVNKNFLSRKISHPHFQNITADQAKEFLAEKIVGEFIFHPSSRGLCYLTLSLKFFDALYVHKDILEGEKSDDMNSLVELGRTLKVGDEIFESIDKVIELYVNPLVVHLKDLINFRKFKKGTKAEVDELLKHEKEEYPNRIPYGIGISFEHPGVFILSYIRSTNPHHEYIALHPKGFKFRKQIFNNVEQLMAYFQNHINDNVARANDQSKDYNDSGGGRGRGRGRGGGGGSCYKCGESGHMARECTQEGGGGGGGGRGGGGGTCYKCGESGHMARECTQEGGGGGGRGGGGTCYKCGESGHMARECTQEGGGGGGRGGGGTCYKCGESGHMARECTQEGGGGGGRGGGGGGACYKCGESGHMARECTQEGGGGGGRGGGSCYKCGESGHMARECTQEGGGGGGWSSSGGRRGGRGRGRGRGSSYSSFSHDDSVDVNDGGGFGTSNGGSGWGGTGGGSGWGGSGGKSWGGNSTNEESNPEKGGWGVTAADNGGSGNDNSGWSSAHGKNATSSGGESGWGATGGKSWGGNSSNKESNTTEGGWGVTTGSGNETGGTSWGGNSTNKESNATKGGWGVTTGSGNEIGGKSWGGNSTNKESNTAVGGWGVTAASGNETGGKSWGGNSTNKESNTTEGGWGVTTGSGNETGGKSWGGNSTNKESNTTGGWGVTTGSGNQDSGWSSGHWKNAAPSGGESGWGGTNGGSGWGGTGGSGGKSWGGSSTYEENNTAEGGGSGYGGGGGRGSGRGGGACFKCGESGHMARDCTQEGGGGRGGGGRGGGRGGGACFKCGESGHMARDCTQEGGGGGRGGGRGGGACFKCGESGHMSRECTQNGGGGGGGWGGGGRGGGRGGGVCFKCGESGHMARECTQEGGGGGGRGSGGGGACFKCGESGHMARECTQEGGSGGGGGGRYGGGGGGNCFKCGESGHFARECPSSTS, encoded by the exons ATGGCGAGAGTAAGAAAAAAATCTACTCCCGAAGAAGATGAACAAG AGAAAATCCTAAGGAAAGGGAAACGGAAATTAGCTTCTACTGTTGACGACGATGACG AAGAAGACATGGATGAGTTTGAGGTGGATGGGTTTTTAGTTGGTAGTGATGAAGACAAGGAAGATAGCGGTGAAGAAGATAATCCTAAGCAAACacaaaagaagaaaaagagaaa GAGATCGTCAAAAAACATTGTTCTTGATGACGATGATCTTGAATTGATCCGTGAGAACAAGAAAAAAATG AATGATGGGAAGCTGAAGAGGCTTAAAAAGACTGGCAAAGTTACCGAGCCGATGGAACAATCTTCTGATGATGAAG GATCTCTTAATGATCTTTTCGAAGATGTGACTGATGATTCTGAAGATGATATGTCAGATTTTATAGTGGACGAAGAGCCTGCTATCTATGGGAAGGGAGATTCTCTCAG ACCAAAAAAGTTTAAAGGCATGAAACATTCATCTTCGCTTTCAAAAGAAGCCAAACATAGATCTGGCAAGTCAGGCAATGATCCTAAAAATATGGACGTAGCTGGAGAGGGTAACTCTGTTGCTGATTCAGACTTACCTGAGAGGATACAG ATGATTGAGGACATTGTAGGATCTATTCCAGTTGACAGAATGAGTATTGAAGAAGAAAGTTCTTGGATACTACGCCAACTTGAATCCAACATAAATCCTTTCTTCAGTGAGGCCAAATCCTGTGGACTAGGTGATTCAGTAAATAGAGAGGATATTGTTAGGTTCTTGGAATTGTATCATATAAAGAAATATGAT ATTCCGTTTATTGCCATGTACCGTAAAGAACAATGCCCCAGTCTTCTGAGAGATGGTAAACAGGATGACTCAGAAAGCACATTATTGAATGATGGTGAGGGAAAACCTAAACTGAACTGGCACAAG ATACTCTGGATAATCAAGGAATTGGACATAAAATGGTTACATCTTCAGAAACGAAAGAGCATGCTCCAAAGATACTATAACAAACATTTTGAGGATGAATGCCAAATGTCTTTCCTTGCCGAGGAATCCAGTTTCCACAAGCAGATTTTTGACTCGATCACCAATATGCTCGAGAAGGCTGAAACAGAGAAAGAGATTGATGATGTTGATATGAAGTTTAATTTGTATTTTCCACCAGCTGATGAGTTCTTAAGTAGTGGTTATAAAAGGCCTCTGATGAAGACATACTATTCCGATTGCAGAAAGGCAGGATTATCTTCACTTGCTAGGAAAATTGGAAATCCTGAGAAATTTAGTTCTCTAGTTACTCTTAACAGAGTG GGAGTTGCCAGTGAAGAAGATCCAGAGGAATCTCCAGAGGAGATGGCTGCAATATATACATGTGAAACTTTTCGAACTTCCGAAGCCGTACTTAAAGGCGCCAGGCACATG gCTTCCTTGATGTTAAGCTGTGAGATACCTTTCAGGAAACATGTCCGCAGCATATTTATGGATAAGGCTTTAGTATCAACTAGCCCTACATTGAAAGGAAATATAGCAATAGATTCCTTTCATGAATTTGCTGGGTTTAAGTGGCTGAAGGACAAACCTCTCTTGAAGTTTGAGGATTCTCAGTGGCTTCTCATTCAGAAGGGTGAAGAAGAGGAACTTCTTAAAGTTGAAATAAAGTTGCCTGATGATGCTGTAAAGGAGTTGTTGGCGATCTTCAACGATGCTTATCTCAAAGACTCTGAAGGAACATCTACTCAACTTTGGAATGAGCAGCGTAAATCAATCGTGCAGGATACTATTTCAAGCATTCTTTTGCCATCTATGGAGAAGGAAGCACGTGCGTTGTTAAATGCTAAGGCCAAAATCTGCTCATTAATGAAGTATGGGATGCAGTTTTGGAACAGAATCTCTGTGGCACCGTATCTAAACAATGACAATGCTGCTGCACAAGAGCGGGGAGTAGTGGCTTGTTGCTGGGGAAATGGTAAGCCAGGTACCACATTTGTCATGTTGGATTCTAAAGGCGAGTTGGTTGATATAATGCATGCCGGGTCACTGACACTGCGATCTCAGAATGTCAATGATCAGCAGCGCAGAAAAAGTGACCAGAAGTGTGTCCTCAAGTTCCTAACAATTCATCGACCAAAGGTTATTGTACTAGGAGCTGCCAATGCGACCTGTATAAGGTTGAAGGAGGACATCAATGAG ATTATTTCCATGATGTCTGAGGACAATTTTCAAGACGTCAGTCAAGAGATGAATGGACTACCAGCAGTTGTATTGGGGGACGAAGGCTTGCCACATCTCTATGAAGAGTCAGAGATATCAATGAGCCAGTTCCCCAGACAATATG GCATTGTAAAGAGAGCTGTGGCCCTTGGACGTTACCTTCTAAATCCACTGGCAATGGTTGCAACTCTCTGTGGAGTCAATAAAGAGGTATTGTCTTGGAAATTAAACCCTCTGGAGAGATTCCTATCAAGTGATGAGAAAATGGAGATGATAGAATGGATCATGATAGATATTACTAACCAAGTAGGTATAGACATAAATATGGGAATTAGACATGACTGGCTGTTGGCACCGTTGCTGTTTGTTTCTGGTCTTGGACCCACGAAAGCTGGTGTTTTGCACCGAGAACTACTTGGAGGTACAGATGTGAGAAATCGGAAGGACTTGGCTAAATTTGGACTGAACACAAAAAGGGTTTTCTGCAATGCTGTTGGTTTTTTACAGGTTTCTGGTGATGACCCAAATTTTATTGATACTGCTGGCAATATCCTTGACCGTACGAGAATTCATCCAGAGTCATATAGTCTTGCTGAGGAATTAGCTAAAGCTGTTGTTACTATACATTATGCTGATGCCAATGATACCCAAGTGAATGCAATTGAATGTATTCAAAATGAACCAAAACTGCTAGAGAGTTTTGATCTAAATGAATATGCTGATAGAATGGAAACTGAAAAAGGTGAATACAAAAGAGTTACTCTTTTTGACATGAAGATGGAACTAGTCCATGGATTTAATGATCCCAGAAGTCCTTATCAGGAACCGACTCAAGAGGATGAGTTCTACATGGTAACTGGAGAAACAGGGGTTGCACTGATTGAAGGAGAAAGAGTTCAGGCAACAGTTCGCCGTGTGCTGGCTCGTCAGGCATTCTGTGTGCTTGAATCTGGAATATCTGGAGTACTGTTTAAGGAGGACTTTTCAGATGATATTGGGGATATACCATTGACTGAAAAATTGCGTGAAGGCGTTGTGCTGAAATGCAAGATCAAACTAATTGATAAGAGTAGATGCCAGGTTAATCTGACATGTAAAGTGAGTGAATTGAAGAGTGTTGGTGATCAAAGTTTCCGCGACATGGATCCCTATTATTGTCAAGGAAACTTCGACTTGCTAAGTAAACAAGAGTCAACAGACAAAAAGGATGTAAATAAAAATTTCTTGTCGAGAAAAATTTCTCATCCCCATTTTCAGAATATAACTGCAGATCAGGCAAAGGAG TTCCTTGCAGAGAAGATCGTTGGGGAATTTATCTTCCACCCAAGTTCAAGGGGTCTATGTTATTTGACCCTATCTCTTAAATTTTTTGACGCACTTTATGTGCACAAAGACATTTTGGAAGGTGAGAAGAGTGATGATATGAATAGCTTGGTTGAACTTGGAAGGACATTAAAAGTAGGAGATGAAATATTTGAGAGCATAGATAAG GTTATTGAACTCTATGTCAACCCATTGGTAGTTCATCTGAAAGATTTGATTAATTTCCGAAAATTTAAAAAGGGCACCAAAGCGGAAGTTGACGAACTATTGAAACACGAGAAGGAGGAATATCCAAACAGGATACCATATGGCATTGGCATTTCGTTTGAGCATCCTGGGGTTTTTATATTGTCTTACATTAGAAGTACAAATCCACATCATGAGTATATTGCTCTCCATCCAAAAGGATTCAAATTCAGGAAGCAAATATTCAACAATGTTGAGCAGCTGATGGCATATTTCCAAAATCATATCAATGATAATGTTGCACGAGCAAATGACCAATCAAAAG ATTACAATGACAGTGGGGGTGGCCGCGGCCGCGGTCGTGGTCGTGGCGGGGGTGGTGGTTCATGCTACAAATGTGGTGAGTCGGGTCACATGGCTAGGGAGTGCACTCAGGAGGGTGGTGGAGGTGGAGGTGGAGGGAGGGGCGGTGGTGGTGGAACATGCTACAAATGTGGTGAGTCAGGTCACATGGCTAGGGAATGCACGCAAGAGGGTGGTGGAGGTGGAGGGAGGGGTGGCGGTGGAACATGCTACAAATGTGGTGAGTCAGGTCACATGGCTAGGGAATGCACTCAAGAGGGTGGCGGAGGTGGAGGAAGGGGTGGTGGTGGAACATGCTACAAATGTGGTGAGTCGGGTCATATGGCTAGGGAATGCACTCAGGAGGGTGGCGGAGGTGGAGGGAGAGGCGGCGGTGGTGGCGGAGCATGTTACAAATGTGGTGAGTCAGGTCACATGGCTAGGGAATGCACTCAAGAGGGCGGTGGAGGTGGAGGGAGGGGAGGTGGTTCATGCTACAAATGTGGTGAGTCAGGTCACATGGCTAGGGAATGCACTCAAGAGGGTGGTGGAGGTGGAGGGTGGAGCAGCAGTGGTGGGCGAAGAGGTGGAAGAGGCCGTGGCCGTGGACGTGGTTCTAGCTATAGCTCTTTCTCTCATGATGATAGCGTTGATGTCAACGATGGTGGTGGGTTTGGTACTTCAAATGGTGGGAGTGGATGGGGAGGAACTGGTGGTGGGAGTGGATGGGGAGGGAGTGGTGGTAAAAGTTGGGGTGGAAATAGTACTAATGAAGAAAGCAATCCCGAAAAAGGTGGTTGGGGGGTCACAGCTGCCGATAATGGTGGATCTGGAAATGATAATTCTGGATGGAGTTCCGCTCATGGGAAGAATGCAACCTCTTCTGGTGGTGAGAGTGGATGGGGAGCAACTGGTGGTAAAAGTTGGGGTGGAAATAGTTCTAACAAAGAAAGCAATACAACAGAAGGTGGTTGGGGAGTCACAACTGGATCGGGAAATGAAACAGGTGGTACAAGTTGGGGTGGAAATAGTACTAACAAAGAGAGCAATGCAACAAAAGGTGGTTGGGGAGTCACAACTGGATCTGGAAATGAAATTGGTGGTAAAAGTTGGGGTGGAAATAGTACTAACAAAGAGAGCAATACAGCAGTAG GTGGTTGGGGAGTCACGGCTGCATCTGGAAATGAAACTGGTGGTAAAAGTTGGGGTGGAAATAGTACTAACAAAGAAAGCAATACAACAGAAGGTGGTTGGGGAGTCACAACTGGATCTGGAAATGAAACTGGTGGTAAAAGTTGGGGTGGAAATAGTACTAACAAAGAAAGCAATACAACAGGTGGTTGGGGAGTCACAACTGGATCTGGAAATCAAGATTCTGGATGGAGTTCTGGTCATTGGAAGAATGCAGCTCCTTCTGGTGGTGAGAGTGGATGGGGAGGGACTAATGGGGGAAGTGGATGGGGAGGTACTGGAGGGAGTGGGGGTAAAAGTTGGGGTGGAAGTAGTACATATGAAGAAAATAATACAGCAGAAGGCGGAGGCAGTGGCTATGGAGGCGGTGGTGGACGAGGAAGTGGACGAGGTGGTGGGGCGTGTTTCAAGTGTGGTGAATCGGGTCACATGGCTAGGGACTGCACCCAAGAGGGAGGTGGAGGGAGGGGTGGTGGTGGACGGGGAGGTGGTAGAGGTGGTGGGGCGTGCTTCAAATGTGGTGAATCAGGTCACATGGCTAGGGACTGCACCCAAGAGGGTGGTGGAGGTGGACGAGGAGGCGGAAGAGGTGGTGGGGCGTGCTTCAAGTGTGGTGAGTCGGGTCACATGTCTAGGGAATGCACCCAGAATGGTGGTGGAGGTGGAGGAGGATGGGGAGGCGGTGGACGAGGAGGCGGAAGAGGTGGTGGCGTGTGCTTCAAGTGTGGTGAGTCAGGGCACATGGCTAGGGAATGCACCCAGGAGGGTGGAGGAGGTGGAGGGAGGGGTAGTGGCGGTGGTGGAGCATGCTTCAAATGTGGCGAGTCTGGTCACATGGCTAGGGAATGCACCCAAGAGGGTGGCAGTGGCGGAGGTGGTGGAGGGAGGTATGGGGGCGGCGGCGGTGGAAACTGTTTCAAATGTGGGGAGTCTGGGCATTTTGCGAGAGAATGCCCATCCAGCACTAGTTGA